The Syntrophaceae bacterium genome has a segment encoding these proteins:
- a CDS encoding nitroreductase, translating to MELRTAVRERRSIRQFRREAVPRELIEEILQDARYAPSWGNTQPWEIFVVTGEALEAFRSGNRESLLKGVPMASEAPMPQEWPETLKSRYTGTGRSVLEAQSIPREDKQARLDYALRMFSLFDAPALLILCTDRSLPEGYAMLDCGLLLQTICLLARDRGLGSCILACSVGYPDLIRKLLPVREEQRIVMGAALGWPDDDSPLNRFPRERAELGEIVTWVSAS from the coding sequence ATGGAACTTCGCACCGCCGTCCGGGAAAGACGGAGTATCCGCCAGTTTCGCAGGGAAGCGGTCCCCCGGGAGCTGATCGAGGAAATCCTGCAGGATGCCCGCTACGCCCCATCCTGGGGAAACACCCAGCCCTGGGAGATCTTTGTCGTCACCGGCGAGGCTCTCGAGGCCTTCCGGTCCGGGAACCGGGAGAGCCTTCTCAAGGGCGTTCCCATGGCCTCGGAGGCACCGATGCCCCAAGAGTGGCCGGAGACTCTGAAGAGTCGCTATACGGGCACCGGCCGGAGCGTCCTGGAGGCCCAGTCCATCCCGAGGGAGGACAAGCAGGCGCGGCTCGATTATGCCCTGCGCATGTTCTCCCTCTTCGACGCCCCGGCTCTTCTGATCCTGTGCACCGACCGCAGCCTGCCGGAGGGATACGCCATGCTGGACTGTGGCCTGCTTCTCCAGACGATCTGCCTCCTGGCCAGGGACCGGGGCCTGGGAAGCTGCATCCTGGCCTGTTCTGTCGGCTATCCGGACCTGATCCGCAAACTCCTCCCCGTGCGGGAGGAGCAGCGGATCGTCATGGGCGCGGCCCTCGGCTGGCCCGACGATGATTCGCCACTGAACCGGTTCCCCCGGGAACGGGCGGAGCTGGGGGAAATCGTCACCTGGGTAAGCGCGTCATGA
- a CDS encoding MBL fold metallo-hydrolase produces MDIHFLGTNGWYDTETGNTICTLIRTDHWEILLDAGYGIAKADRYLAAEPENSTVLLLSHFHLDHVAGLHTLAKFRFPKGLIIAGPDGSRQTLNVLVNAPFTIPLADLSYPVDVLELPDDLGRIPFPLLALPLRHTGITLGFRIEAEGLTVAYCPDTGYCENALSLARGADLLIAECAYRSGQGNEDWPHLNPETAARIALEAGARRLVLVHFEAWTYPTFRERDESEAAARRIFAETLAARDDMLLSL; encoded by the coding sequence ATGGACATTCATTTCCTGGGAACGAACGGCTGGTATGACACGGAAACGGGCAACACGATCTGCACCCTGATCCGCACGGACCACTGGGAGATCCTGCTCGACGCAGGATACGGCATCGCGAAGGCCGACCGCTACCTGGCCGCGGAACCGGAAAATTCAACGGTCCTTCTCCTCAGCCACTTCCACCTGGATCACGTGGCGGGCCTTCATACCCTCGCCAAGTTCCGTTTCCCCAAGGGCCTGATCATTGCAGGCCCTGATGGATCCAGGCAAACGCTGAACGTCCTCGTGAATGCACCATTCACCATCCCCCTGGCGGACTTATCCTATCCGGTGGATGTCCTGGAACTGCCGGACGATCTGGGCCGGATTCCCTTTCCGCTTCTGGCTCTTCCTCTGCGACACACCGGAATTACGCTGGGGTTCCGCATCGAGGCGGAGGGGTTGACCGTGGCCTATTGCCCCGATACCGGTTACTGCGAAAACGCCCTGTCTCTGGCCCGCGGCGCCGACCTCCTCATCGCCGAATGCGCCTACCGGAGCGGGCAGGGAAACGAGGACTGGCCCCACCTGAATCCGGAAACGGCGGCCCGGATCGCACTGGAGGCAGGAGCCCGCAGGCTGGTTCTGGTCCACTTCGAAGCCTGGACATATCCGACCTTCCGGGAACGGGATGAGTCGGAAGCCGCGGCCCGTCGCATCTTCGCGGAGACCCTCGCCGCCCGGGACGACATGCTCCTCTCATTGTAA
- a CDS encoding class I SAM-dependent RNA methyltransferase, with product MTRNGKTGNGIRMTIDAVAFGGDGVGRPDGLVTFVPYTVDGDEVVADVTERRNHYARAVLREVLSPSPRRVEPDCVYYGRCGGCSLQHVRYGHQLTIKERHVAESFARIGRFMDLPLQPVIPSPLVFSYRGRAEIHVQYGGGRKTKAGFMERGSHNVLDVDRCLLLADSVNESLPLLRRSLEERRNGPVRREERLLWSAPGHGSPNRGNPALPGRGHIHRVVKGVLLSVPDRGFFQANESLVDTLVDVVLELASPSLDEAVLDAYCGSGLFSRFLAPRAGSVFGIEQDRAAVACARENLLRDGFREAHFHAGDVAEGLRDVLSRRHRIDAAVLDPPRTGCSREVLEALVDLAPRRIVYVSCNPATQARDARFLADRGFVIAALQPLDMFPQTSHIETAALFEAV from the coding sequence ATGACGCGGAACGGGAAGACCGGGAATGGCATCCGGATGACCATCGACGCGGTGGCATTCGGCGGGGACGGGGTCGGGCGCCCGGACGGTCTGGTTACCTTTGTCCCCTACACGGTGGACGGCGACGAGGTCGTGGCGGACGTGACGGAGCGGCGGAATCACTATGCCCGGGCGGTCCTGCGGGAGGTCCTTTCTCCGTCACCCCGGCGGGTCGAGCCGGATTGCGTGTATTACGGCCGGTGCGGGGGCTGTTCGCTCCAGCATGTCCGGTACGGTCATCAGTTGACCATCAAGGAACGCCATGTCGCGGAGTCTTTTGCCCGGATCGGGCGCTTTATGGACCTGCCCCTGCAACCCGTCATTCCCTCCCCGCTGGTCTTTTCCTATCGCGGCCGGGCGGAGATCCACGTGCAGTACGGAGGTGGACGGAAGACGAAGGCGGGCTTCATGGAGCGGGGGAGTCACAACGTGCTGGATGTGGACCGGTGCCTCCTTCTGGCGGACAGCGTCAACGAGTCCCTGCCGCTGCTCCGGCGCTCGCTGGAAGAGCGGAGGAACGGGCCTGTCCGCCGGGAGGAGCGTCTGCTCTGGTCCGCTCCGGGGCATGGATCTCCGAACCGCGGAAATCCGGCGCTGCCCGGCCGGGGGCACATTCATCGGGTTGTCAAGGGAGTCCTGCTGTCCGTTCCGGATCGAGGTTTCTTCCAGGCCAACGAGTCCCTGGTGGACACGCTGGTAGACGTTGTCCTGGAACTGGCGTCCCCTTCCCTTGACGAAGCGGTTCTGGACGCCTATTGCGGCTCCGGCCTCTTCTCCCGGTTTCTGGCGCCTCGGGCGGGATCCGTCTTCGGCATCGAACAGGATCGGGCGGCGGTTGCCTGTGCCCGGGAAAACCTCCTGCGGGACGGGTTTCGCGAGGCTCATTTTCATGCGGGGGACGTGGCGGAGGGATTGCGCGATGTCCTGAGCCGCCGGCATCGGATCGACGCTGCAGTTCTGGATCCGCCCCGGACCGGGTGTTCCCGGGAGGTCCTGGAAGCCCTTGTGGATCTGGCCCCGAGGCGAATCGTCTATGTCTCCTGCAACCCGGCGACCCAGGCTCGGGACGCCCGATTTCTGGCGGATCGGGGATTCGTCATTGCGGCGCTCCAGCCACTGGACATGTTTCCCCAGACCTCTCACATCGAGACGGCGGCGCTGTTTGAGGCGGTCTGA
- a CDS encoding glycosyltransferase family 9 protein translates to MIQLGDIGDIVWTWPALAAIHGRFPAAEMSLLARKGRGGLLEANPLLREIIEVVQPRGGGIAVLSAHANFLASLRRRRFDMAVDLRGDERGALLAWSTRAPVRIALAYGRNDVPFWRNRMFTHLAAAPLPGKGPFRGPAEQSLDVLRPFGIDIEGDLPPFPVPPVIAERVDRLFREERMDMELPWVTISPYSRWTYKEWGQEKWIDLIRWFREHWGAGTAIVGSVEDRDKADELLRGGGDHIRNLAGRTSLAELAGVIARSVLHVGVDTGGPHLAAALGLPTVTIYGPSFGEAWAHPGPRHRTVFPDRDCVPCRKIGCDNSHRSECLEELGPEKVRKAAGDLIASLGLISRH, encoded by the coding sequence GTGATCCAGCTGGGCGATATCGGCGACATCGTGTGGACATGGCCCGCGCTGGCTGCAATCCACGGCAGGTTCCCCGCGGCGGAGATGAGCCTTCTTGCAAGGAAGGGACGGGGCGGGCTCCTGGAGGCGAACCCGCTTCTGCGTGAAATCATAGAGGTGGTTCAGCCTCGGGGAGGCGGGATCGCGGTCCTGTCCGCCCATGCCAACTTCCTGGCGAGCCTCCGGCGCCGTCGCTTCGACATGGCCGTCGACCTGCGGGGGGACGAGCGGGGAGCCTTGCTGGCCTGGAGCACCAGGGCCCCGGTGCGGATAGCCCTCGCTTACGGCCGCAACGATGTTCCCTTCTGGCGGAACCGGATGTTTACGCACCTGGCGGCCGCCCCGCTGCCGGGCAAAGGGCCGTTCCGGGGGCCGGCGGAGCAATCTCTGGATGTCTTGCGGCCCTTCGGGATCGACATCGAGGGGGATCTGCCGCCTTTTCCCGTTCCCCCGGTCATCGCGGAGCGGGTGGATCGCCTCTTCAGGGAAGAGCGGATGGACATGGAACTCCCCTGGGTGACCATCAGCCCTTATTCACGCTGGACTTACAAGGAGTGGGGCCAGGAAAAGTGGATCGACCTGATCCGATGGTTCCGGGAGCACTGGGGCGCGGGGACCGCTATCGTCGGCTCCGTCGAAGACCGGGACAAGGCGGATGAGCTGCTGCGGGGCGGTGGAGATCACATCCGGAACCTGGCGGGACGAACGTCGCTCGCGGAACTGGCGGGAGTCATCGCCCGAAGTGTACTGCACGTAGGCGTCGACACCGGCGGCCCCCATCTGGCCGCCGCTCTGGGCCTGCCGACCGTGACGATCTACGGCCCTTCCTTCGGGGAGGCATGGGCGCACCCGGGTCCGCGGCACCGGACGGTCTTTCCCGACCGGGACTGCGTTCCCTGCCGGAAAATCGGCTGCGACAACTCGCACCGCAGTGAATGCCTGGAGGAGCTCGGGCCCGAAAAAGTCCGGAAGGCCGCAGGGGATTTGATAGCGAGTCTGGGATTGATTTCCCGTCACTGA
- a CDS encoding glutaredoxin family protein — protein MAGQPVRIFGKAGUPYTDRAREAFGNRAVYMDVRSDPQALREMLALTGGTRKVPVIVDGEKISVGYGGS, from the coding sequence ATGGCCGGACAGCCCGTGCGCATCTTCGGCAAGGCGGGTTGACCGTACACGGACCGGGCCAGGGAGGCCTTCGGAAACCGGGCGGTCTACATGGACGTGAGATCCGATCCTCAGGCGCTCCGTGAAATGCTGGCGCTGACCGGAGGAACCCGCAAGGTTCCGGTGATCGTGGACGGGGAAAAGATCAGCGTCGGTTACGGGGGCTCTTGA
- a CDS encoding hydrolase Nlp/P60: MSPMNLWMVWIVLLTSVSAPTDPIQDIRRLKQDHGVYLEAVSADAALLLAEEQHLQDRQYNARFFSPWHRTSPRYAREDVEEEFHEGFGKTGFGENRRPHDPAWIRRVCANAQLEAYPNSGRRAITLVNANMRTVPTQKPHFRSCGPDACDYPFDRFQQTLVAANTPLWVSHMSADGAWLLAETGFTYGWIPAREAAWVDDAFVQRWESGRYAAVLQDETPFYSVNGRFLFNTSLGMMFPEEGPVGGPHLVLAAVADEEGRAVIRQVVLPEEAAAAKPLPLTRRNLARVANVLVGQPYGWGGMYENRDCSAMIRDLFAPFGIWLPRNSKDQAREGGRWVDLSMLKPVEKERVIRRDGIPYLTLLYTKGHIMLYMGVHEDDVLVFHNFWSVRTKGKAGLQRKRIVGRAAVTTLRPGGNRYGKGKYGYLRGLLGMTFLTDPASIPKAQEER, from the coding sequence ATGTCCCCGATGAATCTCTGGATGGTCTGGATCGTCCTTCTGACGTCCGTTTCCGCCCCCACCGACCCGATTCAGGACATCCGGCGTCTGAAACAGGATCACGGCGTCTATCTGGAAGCCGTTTCCGCAGATGCCGCCCTCCTCTTGGCGGAGGAGCAGCATCTTCAGGATCGGCAATACAATGCCCGCTTCTTTTCGCCGTGGCACCGCACGAGCCCCCGTTATGCGCGGGAAGATGTGGAGGAGGAATTCCACGAGGGATTCGGGAAAACCGGGTTCGGGGAGAACAGACGGCCCCACGACCCGGCCTGGATTCGCCGGGTATGCGCCAATGCACAACTGGAGGCCTATCCCAATTCGGGCCGGCGGGCCATCACCCTTGTCAATGCCAACATGCGGACCGTTCCCACGCAGAAACCCCATTTCCGCTCCTGTGGTCCCGATGCCTGCGACTATCCGTTCGACCGGTTCCAGCAGACCCTGGTCGCCGCCAATACGCCCCTGTGGGTATCCCATATGAGCGCCGACGGCGCCTGGCTCCTGGCGGAGACGGGATTCACCTACGGCTGGATTCCCGCCCGGGAGGCCGCCTGGGTGGACGACGCGTTCGTGCAGCGGTGGGAATCGGGGCGCTACGCGGCCGTGCTGCAAGACGAGACCCCTTTCTATTCCGTCAACGGCCGCTTCCTCTTCAATACGTCCCTGGGCATGATGTTCCCGGAGGAGGGACCGGTCGGCGGTCCGCATCTCGTCCTGGCGGCCGTCGCAGACGAGGAGGGTCGGGCCGTGATCCGGCAGGTTGTGCTTCCGGAGGAGGCGGCCGCGGCCAAGCCCCTGCCTCTGACCCGGAGGAACCTGGCCCGGGTGGCCAACGTTCTGGTGGGACAGCCCTACGGATGGGGCGGGATGTACGAAAACCGGGACTGCTCCGCCATGATCCGGGACCTCTTCGCCCCTTTCGGGATCTGGCTCCCCCGAAACTCGAAGGACCAGGCCCGGGAGGGGGGACGCTGGGTCGACCTGTCCATGCTCAAGCCGGTCGAGAAGGAGCGGGTGATCCGGCGGGACGGCATACCCTATCTGACACTTCTGTACACGAAAGGACACATCATGCTCTATATGGGGGTACACGAAGACGACGTGCTGGTCTTTCACAACTTCTGGAGCGTCCGTACGAAGGGAAAAGCTGGATTGCAGAGAAAGCGGATCGTCGGCCGGGCGGCCGTCACCACGCTCAGGCCCGGTGGAAATCGCTATGGCAAAGGGAAATACGGATACCTGAGGGGGCTCCTCGGCATGACATTCCTGACGGATCCGGCATCGATCCCGAAGGCGCAGGAGGAACGATGA
- a CDS encoding DegQ family serine endoprotease encodes MRTKRNFLCCLFLAGAILFAPGIPAATVDAASAPAGAVSGGFADLAERLSPAVVNISTTKTVKSGGTGPFGAMPQNPFGNDFYRRFFGDQPNREYRQRGLGSGFIISRDGYIFTNNHVIAGADKILVKLAGGKEYPAEIVGRDANTDIALIKIKPNGDLPTALLGDSDKLRVGDWVLAIGNPFGLEQTVTAGIVSAKARSIGAGPYDEFIQTDASINPGNSGGPLFNLKGEVVGINTAIVAQGQGIGFAVPVNMAKEIYNDLKTKGKVTRGWLGVSVQDLTDEMAASLKITGKQGALVGDVFPGEPADRAGIKTGDLIVEVGGKAVRNTHDLLRLVATLQVGRRVALKIIRDGRERTVEATVGERKDAREIARIGKGTERFGMTVQEITPEMARHFGMADKTGVVVTRVAEGSPAEEAGIQPQDIILRVNRTEIRSMKDYLQATAGVKEEDSLLFLFRRGESNFFITLKNQKAK; translated from the coding sequence ATGCGTACCAAAAGAAATTTCCTGTGCTGCCTGTTCCTGGCCGGAGCGATTCTCTTCGCCCCCGGCATTCCTGCCGCAACGGTCGACGCGGCTTCTGCGCCGGCCGGGGCTGTGTCCGGCGGTTTCGCCGATCTGGCGGAACGGCTCAGCCCGGCCGTGGTCAACATCAGCACAACGAAAACCGTGAAAAGCGGCGGCACCGGCCCGTTCGGCGCCATGCCCCAGAACCCCTTCGGCAATGACTTCTACCGGCGTTTCTTCGGCGACCAGCCGAACCGGGAATACCGCCAGCGGGGACTCGGCTCGGGATTCATCATCTCCCGGGACGGCTACATCTTCACCAACAACCACGTAATCGCCGGAGCGGACAAGATCCTGGTAAAACTGGCCGGCGGGAAGGAATACCCGGCGGAGATCGTTGGCCGGGACGCCAACACGGACATCGCCCTCATCAAGATCAAGCCGAATGGTGACCTGCCGACGGCCCTCCTGGGTGATTCCGACAAGCTCAGGGTCGGTGACTGGGTCCTCGCCATCGGAAATCCCTTCGGACTCGAACAGACCGTGACGGCGGGGATTGTCAGTGCCAAGGCGCGCTCCATCGGAGCGGGTCCCTACGACGAATTCATCCAGACGGACGCCTCCATCAATCCGGGCAACTCCGGCGGCCCGCTGTTCAACCTGAAGGGCGAAGTCGTGGGGATCAATACGGCCATTGTCGCCCAGGGGCAGGGAATCGGCTTTGCCGTCCCCGTCAACATGGCGAAGGAAATCTACAACGACCTGAAGACGAAGGGCAAGGTCACCCGCGGCTGGCTCGGCGTCTCCGTTCAGGACCTGACGGATGAGATGGCCGCCAGCCTGAAAATCACCGGGAAGCAGGGGGCCCTGGTGGGAGACGTCTTCCCGGGCGAGCCGGCGGACCGGGCGGGCATCAAGACGGGCGATTTGATCGTCGAGGTCGGCGGAAAGGCCGTCCGCAACACCCATGATCTCCTGCGTCTCGTGGCAACCCTCCAGGTGGGCCGGAGGGTGGCCCTCAAGATCATCCGGGACGGCCGGGAAAGAACCGTCGAAGCGACGGTCGGTGAGCGCAAGGATGCCCGGGAAATCGCCCGCATCGGCAAGGGCACCGAGCGGTTCGGAATGACCGTCCAGGAGATCACCCCGGAAATGGCGCGCCACTTTGGAATGGCCGATAAGACCGGCGTCGTGGTGACCCGGGTGGCGGAGGGGAGCCCTGCCGAGGAAGCGGGAATTCAGCCGCAGGACATTATTCTCCGGGTGAACCGGACGGAGATCCGGTCGATGAAGGATTATCTGCAGGCAACTGCGGGCGTGAAGGAGGAAGACTCGCTGCTGTTCCTCTTTCGCCGTGGAGAAAGCAACTTCTTCATCACCCTGAAAAATCAGAAAGCAAAATAG
- a CDS encoding DUF3568 family protein — translation MYGYRRTISFCLTALALLAFSGCYTASTIEVKDRIVGVRSGRFVVIDGKLGADYPYSYDRVWTAAEKTMAQIKATDVVPDRGIASGSIKGRVSGDEVMIMIDYISRDRTSVSVLVGLIGDTLGTRLIHERIEDNLKKSTP, via the coding sequence ATGTACGGATACCGACGGACAATCTCGTTCTGCCTTACCGCCCTGGCCCTCCTGGCCTTCAGCGGCTGCTATACCGCCTCAACCATCGAGGTGAAGGACCGGATTGTCGGCGTCCGCTCCGGACGGTTTGTCGTGATTGACGGGAAACTGGGCGCCGACTACCCGTACTCCTATGATCGGGTCTGGACGGCCGCGGAAAAGACGATGGCCCAGATCAAGGCCACGGACGTCGTCCCGGACCGCGGCATCGCCTCCGGCTCGATCAAGGGCCGGGTGAGCGGTGACGAGGTCATGATCATGATCGATTACATTTCCCGGGACCGGACGTCCGTCTCGGTGCTGGTGGGCCTGATCGGTGATACCCTGGGAACCCGCCTGATCCACGAGCGGATTGAGGACAACCTGAAAAAGTCCACGCCATAA
- a CDS encoding cyclic nucleotide-binding domain-containing protein: MISAGQLKQFDFFSEFTDAELEKLTTIAEEQAYPAGAQMYKKGDPAAHLFLVTKGKIILVLDSYVGPHKPPLQVTLDIITKGESMGWSAVVNPFIYTLGALCIDESDFIAIDAPKLRELMEEDCTMGFKVMKSIGKVLASRLNHTRIILVGERGLSHLSEY; the protein is encoded by the coding sequence ATGATTTCAGCCGGCCAGTTGAAACAGTTTGATTTCTTCTCAGAGTTCACCGATGCGGAACTGGAAAAACTTACAACGATCGCAGAAGAACAGGCCTACCCGGCGGGAGCCCAGATGTACAAGAAAGGCGATCCCGCGGCACACCTCTTTCTCGTAACCAAGGGCAAGATCATCCTGGTCCTGGACAGCTACGTGGGGCCCCACAAGCCGCCGCTCCAGGTAACGCTGGACATCATCACCAAGGGAGAGTCCATGGGCTGGTCTGCCGTGGTGAACCCGTTCATCTATACCCTGGGAGCCCTATGCATCGACGAATCGGACTTTATCGCCATCGACGCGCCGAAGCTCCGGGAGTTGATGGAAGAGGACTGTACGATGGGCTTCAAAGTCATGAAATCCATCGGCAAGGTCCTGGCATCGCGGCTCAATCACACGCGGATCATCCTCGTGGGCGAGCGGGGGCTTTCCCACCTTTCCGAGTACTGA
- a CDS encoding TraB/GumN family protein, whose translation MNPLEHPHVHRVHHEGREMILVGTAHVSRESAELVEQVLDEVKPDTVCVELCQPRFDALKQKDKWQETDIVKVIREKRTSLLLSQLLLASFQKKIAQRFNIQPGEEMIRAVAKAEETGARVVLADREVRITLTRTWRSLGFWKKANLMSEVLVSLFYTEEITEEEIEKLKERDMLEVALQAISEKLPQVKTILIDERDRYLASRIRTAPGERIVAVVGAGHIQGILENIDQPVDLAELEQIPPRGWLARTVGWLFPLAILALFVGGFFASGARTSLAMILWWSGITAVCASAGALLMLSHPFTILASALSAPIATLHPLIATGWVAGLVEATLRKPQVRDFLDLKDDITSFRGFFRNKITRLLILVAVVNLTTSIGTFVAIPVVMKFIFQPL comes from the coding sequence ATGAATCCTCTCGAACACCCCCATGTCCACCGCGTCCATCACGAAGGGCGGGAAATGATCCTGGTCGGGACGGCCCACGTGTCCCGGGAAAGCGCCGAACTGGTGGAGCAGGTCCTGGACGAGGTGAAGCCGGACACAGTCTGCGTGGAACTCTGCCAGCCCCGGTTCGACGCCCTGAAACAGAAGGACAAGTGGCAGGAAACGGACATCGTCAAGGTCATCCGGGAGAAGCGGACGTCCCTTCTCCTTTCCCAGCTCCTCCTGGCCTCCTTCCAGAAGAAGATCGCCCAGCGTTTCAACATCCAGCCCGGCGAGGAGATGATCCGGGCCGTTGCGAAGGCGGAAGAAACGGGCGCCCGGGTGGTCCTGGCGGATCGGGAGGTCCGCATCACCCTGACGCGGACCTGGCGCAGCCTGGGATTCTGGAAAAAGGCGAACCTGATGTCGGAGGTCCTCGTATCCCTCTTCTATACGGAAGAGATCACCGAGGAAGAGATCGAAAAGCTCAAGGAGCGGGACATGCTGGAGGTGGCGCTCCAGGCCATCAGCGAGAAGCTCCCCCAGGTGAAGACCATTCTGATCGACGAGCGGGACCGCTACCTGGCCTCCCGGATCCGCACCGCCCCGGGAGAGCGCATCGTGGCCGTCGTCGGGGCCGGACACATCCAGGGCATCCTGGAGAACATCGACCAGCCGGTAGACCTGGCGGAACTGGAACAGATCCCCCCGAGGGGCTGGCTGGCCCGCACGGTCGGTTGGCTGTTTCCCCTTGCCATCCTCGCCCTGTTCGTCGGCGGTTTTTTCGCGTCGGGCGCCCGCACCAGCCTCGCCATGATCCTCTGGTGGTCCGGCATCACCGCCGTCTGCGCCAGCGCCGGGGCCCTGCTGATGCTGTCCCACCCCTTCACGATCCTCGCCTCCGCCCTCTCCGCCCCGATCGCGACACTCCACCCCCTCATCGCCACGGGCTGGGTAGCCGGACTCGTGGAGGCGACCCTGCGGAAACCGCAGGTTCGGGATTTTCTGGACCTGAAGGACGACATCACCTCGTTCCGGGGATTCTTCCGCAACAAGATCACCCGGCTCCTGATCCTGGTGGCCGTCGTGAACCTGACGACCTCCATCGGGACCTTTGTCGCCATCCCGGTGGTGATGAAGTTCATCTTCCAGCCGCTGTGA
- a CDS encoding alpha/beta hydrolase has translation MTGREVRGPFPEVRRETVGGAGLDYLFYEGNGPDVIMLHATGFLPWLWHPIARELTPACRVLAPYFCDHRPADPDEGGLPWETLAEDLAAFSRQLGLDRPYLIGHSMGATIITIAAAMFEIAPRGLVLIEPIFLPDEIYRMNMRVEDHPLASKSIKRRNGWHDAAEAKEYLRSRKIFEAWDEEMLDLYIRYGFLESDAGGLQLACSPRREAALFMGGNRLNPWPFLEKVSCPVLVIEGEKSDNRTFIDLKKAAGRFPRGSYRLVEGAGHLVPMERPAEIRAMIHQCLESKTS, from the coding sequence ATGACAGGAAGAGAAGTCCGCGGCCCCTTCCCGGAGGTCCGCAGGGAAACCGTCGGGGGTGCTGGGCTTGATTATCTCTTCTACGAAGGAAATGGGCCCGACGTGATCATGCTCCACGCCACAGGCTTCCTTCCCTGGCTGTGGCACCCCATCGCCCGGGAACTGACTCCGGCCTGCCGCGTTCTGGCACCTTATTTCTGTGACCATCGCCCGGCGGATCCCGACGAAGGGGGGCTCCCCTGGGAAACCCTGGCGGAGGACCTGGCAGCCTTCTCAAGGCAGCTTGGCCTGGACAGGCCGTACCTGATCGGCCACTCCATGGGCGCCACCATCATAACCATCGCCGCCGCCATGTTCGAAATCGCCCCCCGGGGGCTGGTCCTGATCGAGCCGATCTTCCTTCCCGACGAGATTTACAGGATGAACATGCGGGTGGAAGACCACCCGCTGGCCTCCAAATCCATCAAGCGCAGGAACGGCTGGCACGACGCGGCGGAGGCAAAGGAATATCTTCGTTCCAGAAAAATCTTCGAGGCCTGGGACGAGGAAATGCTGGACCTTTACATACGGTACGGCTTTCTGGAAAGCGACGCGGGCGGCCTTCAGCTGGCCTGTTCTCCCCGGCGGGAGGCGGCGCTGTTCATGGGAGGAAATCGCCTGAATCCCTGGCCGTTCCTGGAAAAGGTGTCCTGTCCCGTTCTCGTGATCGAGGGTGAGAAGAGCGACAATCGCACCTTCATCGATTTGAAAAAAGCCGCCGGCCGCTTCCCCCGCGGCTCCTATCGCCTCGTCGAAGGAGCCGGACATCTGGTTCCCATGGAGAGGCCCGCTGAAATCAGAGCGATGATTCATCAGTGTCTGGAGTCGAAAACATCTTGA
- a CDS encoding rhomboid family intramembrane serine protease: MKDDEKKAILCPQCRRLISRDEPVCPHCGLSRPGTRRVAALLGRLGSGALDPVRIVLFSNVALFLLSLLLNPSSLGFSLNPLSFLSPSETSLFYLGATGTVPILAYGRWWTLLTASFLHGGLLHIFFNMAALTQLGPFVWRQFGFWRFWIIYLASGIGGFLLSLLAGVPFTIGASAGLCGLIGAILYYGKSRGGFLGEMISRQAMGWIVGLAVFGLLLPGINNWAHGGGLLAGIGVAFLTGHRDRGPETAVHRALGAVLAGLTVLCLLYAVAGAFAMALNLN; the protein is encoded by the coding sequence ATGAAGGATGACGAGAAAAAAGCGATTCTCTGCCCCCAGTGCCGCCGCCTCATCAGCCGGGACGAGCCGGTCTGCCCGCACTGCGGCCTGTCGCGGCCCGGCACGCGCCGGGTAGCCGCCCTGCTGGGACGTCTTGGATCGGGAGCCCTGGATCCCGTTCGGATCGTGCTGTTTTCCAACGTGGCGCTGTTCCTGCTGTCGCTCCTGCTGAATCCGTCCTCCCTGGGATTCTCCCTGAACCCGCTCTCGTTCCTGTCTCCCTCCGAGACCAGCCTGTTCTACCTGGGGGCCACCGGGACGGTGCCGATCCTGGCGTACGGGCGCTGGTGGACCCTCTTGACGGCCTCCTTCCTGCACGGCGGCCTCCTCCACATCTTCTTCAACATGGCCGCCCTGACCCAACTGGGCCCCTTCGTGTGGCGCCAGTTCGGATTCTGGCGGTTCTGGATCATCTACCTGGCGAGCGGGATCGGCGGATTTCTCCTGTCCCTCCTGGCAGGCGTCCCGTTCACCATCGGCGCCTCCGCGGGCCTATGCGGACTCATCGGGGCGATCCTGTATTACGGCAAGAGCCGGGGGGGATTCCTGGGTGAGATGATCTCCCGGCAGGCCATGGGCTGGATCGTGGGACTCGCCGTGTTCGGCCTCCTCCTGCCGGGCATCAACAACTGGGCCCACGGCGGCGGGCTCCTGGCCGGGATCGGCGTTGCATTCCTGACGGGCCACCGGGACCGGGGACCCGAAACGGCGGTTCACCGCGCACTGGGGGCCGTTCTTGCGGGACTTACCGTCCTCTGTCTCCTCTATGCCGTGGCGGGCGCCTTCGCCATGGCCCTGAACCTGAACTGA